From Cannabis sativa cultivar Pink pepper isolate KNU-18-1 chromosome 8, ASM2916894v1, whole genome shotgun sequence, a single genomic window includes:
- the LOC115700170 gene encoding uncharacterized protein LOC115700170, protein MSAAEVILLARVVLNQWRNAQQRRMGSLLVPTGSRMDLEHWVKSVMRKIKVNVDGAIFANDSRFGAAGVARDHQGRFIEGFTVSREGCVDSAMAELVGVKEALSWIKRKQWGSVVVETDSLVVVQAIQSMVNIPSPFGLQVAACRSLMADLSLVTINFVKRSVNKAAHCLARSSCLYPDRIFSEDNVPADLLSIVMVESSY, encoded by the coding sequence ATGTCAGCGGCGGAGGTTATTCTATTGGCAAGAGTAGTCCTTAATCAATGGAGAAATGCTCAACAAAGGAGAATGGGGTCTTTACTTGTTCCTACGGGTTCAAGAATGGACTTAGAGCATTGGGTGAAATCGGTTATGAGAAAGATTAAGGTTAATGTCGATGGTGCAATCTTTGCAAATGATAGTCGATTTGGAGCGGCAGGGGTGGCCCGGGATCATCAGGGTCGATTCATTGAAGGCTTCACAGTTTCGCGAGAGGGGTGTGTGGATTCGGCTATGGCCGAATTGGTAGGGGTTAAGGAGGCTTTGAGTTGGATAAAGAGGAAACAATGGGGATCGGTTGTGGTTGAAACCGATTCTTTGGTTGTTGTTCAGGCAATCCAAAGCATGGTGAATATTCCTTCTCCTTTTGGCCTTCAAGTGGCGGCTTGTCGTTCTCTTATGGCCGATTTGTCGTTAGTcacaattaattttgttaaacgttCTGTAAATAAAGCTGCACATTGTCTTGCTCGTAGCTCTTGTTTGTATCCAGATCGTATTTTTAGTGAGGATAATGTTCCCGCTGATCTTCTTTCTATTGTAATGGTTGAATcttcttattaa
- the LOC115701406 gene encoding membrane-associated progesterone-binding protein 4, which translates to MAFKNFATCYSIGVAIVVTLIAFLLTFYIKPKHQQRFFSVQELALYNGTDEGLPILLGILGSVFDVTKGKSHYGQGGGYNHFAGRDASRAFVSGNFSGDGLTDSLRGLSSTEVKSIVDWRDFYSRSYTFVGKLVGRYYDSKGNPTKYLKGAEAKAARGAQLLEKQKIEEAQQPGCNSRWSQDEGGEVWCDVGYPRLVQRPIEIALTGKMSKRCACFNKEELDQPGLEVYDGCDYLGKTCRV; encoded by the exons ATGGCCTTTAAGAATTTTGCAACATGCTATTCCATTGGTGTTGCAATCGTTGTCACTCTCATTGCTTTCCTCCTCACATTTTACATTAAACCCAAACATCAACAG AGATTCTTCAGTGTTCAAGAACTAGCTTTGTACAATGGGACTGATGAAGGGTTGCCAATACTTTTAGGAATTCTTGG GTCTGTTTTTGATGTAACAAAAGGAAAATCTCATTATGGCCAGGGAGGAGGTTACAATCATTTTGCAGGAAG AGATGCTTCCCGTGCATTTGTTTCAGGAAACTTTTCAG GAGATGGACTCACAGACTCACTACGTGGTCTATCCAGCACCGAg gttaaaagCATTGTAGATTGGAGGGATTTCTACTCTAGAAGTTACAC ATTTGTTGGTAAGCTAGTGGGTCGGTACTACGATAGCAAAGGAAATCCTACAAAATATTTGAAAGGAGCAGAAGCAAAGGCCGCAAGAGGTGCACAGCTTTTGGAGAAACAGAAGATTGAAGAAGCCCAGCAACCTGGCTGCAATTCAAGATGGAGTCAAGACGAGGGTGGAGAG GTCTGGTGTGATGTTGGCTACCCAAGATTAGTTCAGAGGCCCATAGAAATCGCCTTGACGGGTAAAATGAGCAAGAGATGTGCTTGCTTTAACAAAGAGGAACTGGATCAACCTGGATTAGAAGTATACGATGGTTGTGATTACCTTGGCAAGACTTGCCGAGTTTGA